A stretch of the Duncaniella dubosii genome encodes the following:
- a CDS encoding TolC family protein: MKIKNFSLVLAASLSVTALSGCGIYKKYDVKDIDSQLVKEYAEALQIQDDSTAFGNLSWRAVFTDPALVDLIQRALDNNKDLRNAKLNVDIAHAQLKGARLSYLPSLAFTPNGAGAKYADNDFSWTYQLPLAVNWEVDIFGKILNTKRGAEMAELQSRAYEQAVRSQIIAGVAQCYYSISALEAQLKLSRETSELWKESVNVMRNLKEAGRLREDAVVQSLAQYYSIEASITDIELSLHEANNTMSLLLNEMPRKWTVSPDASINVPVMNRTAIPMAELAVRPDVRASEMALASAYYSTASARAAFYPSINITANGGFTNLLGGFVKNPGDWFIQLAGSLTAPIFSRGQNIARLEAAKAQQQQALNNFEYTLMSAAADVSDAMTVYEKSVKKQQWLALQVENLGKAVEITNELLLFDGSTTYLEVLTAQKNLLSAQTAQITTNLTAARSIINLYQNLGGGR; this comes from the coding sequence ATGAAAATCAAGAATTTTTCACTTGTCCTTGCAGCCTCGCTGAGCGTTACCGCGCTCAGTGGCTGCGGGATTTACAAAAAATATGATGTCAAGGACATCGACAGTCAGCTCGTGAAGGAGTATGCCGAGGCTCTTCAGATTCAGGACGATTCAACGGCTTTCGGCAATCTCTCGTGGCGTGCCGTCTTCACTGATCCCGCTCTTGTCGACCTTATCCAGCGTGCCTTGGACAACAACAAGGATCTCCGCAACGCCAAGCTCAACGTCGACATCGCCCACGCACAGCTCAAGGGCGCTCGTCTGAGCTATCTCCCCTCGCTCGCCTTCACACCCAACGGTGCGGGTGCGAAATATGCCGACAATGATTTCAGCTGGACCTATCAGCTCCCGCTCGCTGTCAACTGGGAAGTCGACATCTTCGGCAAGATTCTCAACACCAAGCGTGGCGCCGAGATGGCCGAGCTTCAGTCGAGAGCCTACGAACAGGCTGTCCGCTCGCAGATTATCGCCGGCGTGGCCCAGTGCTACTATTCGATCTCGGCTCTTGAAGCCCAGCTCAAACTTTCACGCGAGACTTCCGAACTCTGGAAAGAGAGCGTCAATGTGATGCGCAATCTTAAAGAGGCAGGCCGTCTGCGCGAGGACGCAGTGGTCCAGAGCCTTGCGCAATACTACAGCATCGAGGCTTCGATAACCGACATCGAGCTTTCGCTCCACGAAGCCAACAACACCATGTCGCTTCTTCTCAACGAGATGCCCCGGAAATGGACTGTATCGCCCGATGCCTCGATCAATGTGCCTGTCATGAACCGTACCGCCATCCCGATGGCCGAACTCGCTGTGCGCCCCGACGTGCGTGCATCTGAAATGGCTCTCGCTTCGGCCTACTACTCGACCGCATCGGCCCGCGCCGCTTTCTATCCCAGCATCAACATCACTGCAAACGGCGGATTTACCAACCTTCTCGGAGGTTTTGTCAAGAATCCCGGTGACTGGTTCATCCAGCTTGCAGGCAGCCTGACAGCCCCCATCTTCTCGCGCGGACAGAACATTGCCCGTCTTGAAGCCGCCAAGGCTCAGCAGCAGCAGGCCCTCAACAACTTCGAATATACTCTCATGAGTGCCGCTGCCGATGTCAGCGATGCCATGACCGTCTATGAGAAGAGCGTCAAGAAGCAGCAGTGGCTCGCCCTTCAGGTCGAGAACCTTGGAAAGGCTGTCGAAATCACCAACGAGCTTCTCCTCTTCGACGGTTCGACAACCTATCTCGAAGTGCTCACTGCCCAGAAAAACCTGCTCAGCGCACAGACTGCCCAGATCACAACCAACCTGACCGCCGCACGTTCGATAATCAATCTTTATCAGAACCTCGGCGGAGGACGATAA
- the lpxA gene encoding acyl-ACP--UDP-N-acetylglucosamine O-acyltransferase, translated as MISDKAHIDPSAKLGENVTIHPFAYIDKDVEIGDNTVVMPFASIIRGSRIGKNCKIYQGAIVGADPQDFRWKGGFTYCYVGDNVVIRENVIINRGIASEGGTLIGTGSFLMANSHVGHDSHLKGRDVIGNNVSIAGDVEIGECSILSSSVVIHENSRVGDWVLIKGGCRITGNVPPFCIMAHNPTAYFGVNATILRMQGVSEERIDDIAKCYRHIYQTGTSVFNALKRIEADVDPSTERDNIISFIRDNKLRIVAIPKDLEN; from the coding sequence ATGATTAGCGACAAAGCTCACATCGACCCCTCGGCCAAACTCGGCGAGAATGTCACTATCCATCCTTTCGCCTACATCGACAAGGATGTCGAGATCGGCGACAACACCGTGGTTATGCCTTTTGCAAGCATAATCCGTGGTTCGCGCATCGGCAAGAACTGTAAAATCTATCAGGGTGCTATTGTCGGCGCTGACCCGCAGGATTTCCGCTGGAAAGGCGGTTTCACCTATTGCTACGTCGGCGACAACGTGGTGATTCGTGAAAACGTTATCATTAACCGTGGCATCGCTTCCGAAGGCGGCACTCTCATCGGGACCGGATCGTTCCTCATGGCCAACTCACATGTCGGACACGATTCCCATCTCAAGGGTCGCGATGTGATCGGCAATAATGTCTCCATAGCGGGCGACGTTGAAATCGGTGAATGTTCAATCCTCTCATCGAGCGTTGTGATCCACGAGAACTCGCGCGTCGGTGACTGGGTGCTTATAAAGGGCGGATGCCGCATCACCGGCAATGTGCCTCCCTTCTGCATCATGGCTCATAACCCGACTGCCTATTTCGGTGTCAACGCTACCATCCTGCGGATGCAGGGCGTAAGCGAGGAGCGCATTGATGACATTGCCAAGTGCTACCGTCACATCTATCAGACCGGCACTTCTGTTTTCAATGCTCTCAAGCGCATTGAGGCCGACGTAGACCCGAGTACCGAACGCGACAACATCATCTCGTTCATCCGCGACAACAAGCTCCGTATCGTGGCCATTCCGAAAGATCTGGAGAACTGA